One segment of Asaia bogorensis NBRC 16594 DNA contains the following:
- the parE gene encoding DNA topoisomerase IV subunit B has product MNDDLFKSDEKPVRRPRKAAQAPVPENYGADQIEVLEGLEPVRRRPGMYIGGTDDTAYHHLASEILDNAMDEAVAGHASVIDLALEGPRLLMVRDNGRGIPVDPHPKFRDRSALEVIFTTLHAGGKFSGKAYDTSGGLHGVGSSVVNALSDRLEVEVAREKLLWRQDYARGKPVTPLQQVGNAPNRRGTTIRFSPDPEIFGGLSFSPLRLYRLCCSKAALFRGVTIRWSVDPSLLKAGDEIPSEATIHFPNGLADSLNAELGASPALLAPVWAGEAELPQAADGRTGGKLEWAVAFLEQGASSMTSYCNTIPTPQGGTHEAGFRSALVKGLRAWGESRNMKRAAAVTAEDALGALAVKLSVFIRDPHFQGQTKEKLTTQEASRLIEGALRDRLDHWLGGNPAQADNLLAFIIERAEERLRRRETKDTPRKSATRRLRLPGKLTDCTRENAADTEIFLVEGDSAGGSARQARDRETQAVLPLRGKILNVASATADKLKANQELRDLVEALGCGSGSSFDVTRLRYGRVIIMTDADVDGAHIASLLMTFFYREMPDLVRKGHLYLAQPPLYRLTHGAKTIYAMDDDDRVRRLKRDFKQGAKVEISRFKGLGEMPVKDLKQTTMDPAKRTLLRVVTPPEDRALTSDRVESLMGRKPELRFRFIQEHARTAELLDV; this is encoded by the coding sequence ATGAACGACGACCTCTTCAAGAGCGATGAAAAGCCCGTGCGTCGGCCTAGAAAGGCCGCGCAGGCCCCCGTGCCGGAAAATTATGGCGCTGACCAGATTGAAGTCCTTGAAGGGCTCGAACCGGTCAGACGGCGTCCGGGCATGTATATCGGTGGAACCGACGATACAGCCTATCATCATCTCGCGTCTGAAATTCTCGACAATGCGATGGATGAGGCCGTGGCAGGCCATGCCAGCGTCATCGACCTCGCCCTTGAGGGCCCCCGCCTTTTGATGGTGCGCGACAATGGTCGTGGTATCCCGGTCGATCCCCATCCCAAATTTCGCGACCGCTCAGCCCTGGAGGTGATTTTCACCACACTCCATGCTGGCGGCAAGTTTTCAGGCAAGGCCTATGACACGTCAGGCGGTCTGCATGGCGTTGGCTCATCGGTGGTCAATGCCCTTTCGGACCGGCTCGAAGTCGAGGTTGCCCGCGAAAAGCTGCTATGGCGTCAGGATTACGCCCGCGGCAAGCCGGTGACGCCCCTGCAGCAGGTTGGCAATGCGCCCAACCGCCGGGGGACCACCATACGCTTCTCTCCCGATCCCGAAATCTTCGGCGGGCTCAGCTTCTCCCCGCTGCGGCTCTATCGCCTTTGCTGCTCCAAGGCGGCGCTGTTTCGCGGTGTCACGATCCGGTGGAGTGTCGATCCCTCTCTGCTGAAGGCAGGGGACGAGATACCCTCCGAGGCGACCATTCACTTTCCCAATGGTCTGGCAGACAGCCTAAATGCAGAGCTGGGTGCCAGCCCCGCCCTGCTGGCACCGGTCTGGGCGGGTGAGGCAGAGTTGCCCCAGGCCGCTGATGGCCGGACCGGGGGCAAGCTGGAATGGGCCGTGGCGTTTCTGGAGCAGGGAGCGTCGAGCATGACCTCCTATTGCAATACCATTCCGACCCCTCAGGGCGGTACGCATGAGGCCGGCTTCAGATCGGCCCTCGTCAAGGGGCTGCGCGCCTGGGGTGAGAGCCGCAACATGAAGCGTGCGGCGGCAGTAACGGCGGAAGATGCGCTCGGTGCGCTGGCGGTCAAGCTCTCGGTCTTTATTCGCGACCCGCATTTTCAAGGTCAGACCAAGGAGAAGCTGACGACGCAGGAGGCCAGCCGCCTTATTGAGGGCGCCTTACGCGACCGGCTCGATCACTGGCTGGGCGGCAACCCGGCTCAGGCGGATAACCTTCTGGCTTTCATCATCGAGCGCGCCGAAGAGCGTCTGCGCCGACGCGAAACCAAGGACACGCCGCGCAAGAGCGCCACGCGTCGCCTGCGCCTGCCCGGCAAGCTGACAGACTGCACGCGCGAAAATGCCGCCGACACCGAAATCTTTCTGGTCGAGGGCGACTCGGCTGGTGGTTCAGCCCGTCAGGCCCGCGATCGTGAAACGCAGGCGGTGCTGCCGCTGCGTGGCAAGATCCTCAATGTGGCTTCGGCCACGGCGGACAAGCTCAAGGCCAATCAGGAACTGCGCGATCTGGTCGAGGCGCTTGGCTGCGGATCGGGCTCAAGCTTCGATGTCACCCGACTGCGCTATGGACGCGTGATCATCATGACCGATGCTGACGTGGATGGGGCGCATATCGCTTCTCTGCTCATGACCTTCTTCTACCGCGAAATGCCCGATCTGGTGCGCAAGGGCCATCTCTACCTCGCCCAGCCGCCGCTCTATCGCCTGACGCATGGGGCCAAGACCATCTATGCGATGGATGATGATGACCGCGTGCGCCGTCTCAAGCGCGACTTCAAGCAAGGCGCAAAGGTCGAGATCTCGCGATTCAAGGGGCTTGGCGAAATGCCCGTGAAGGATCTGAAGCAGACCACCATGGACCCGGCCAAGCGCACGCTGCTGCGGGTTGTCACCCCGCCGGAGGACAGGGCACTCACGAGCGATCGCGTAGAGAGCCTGATGGGACGTAAGCCTGAACTGCGCTTTCGCTTCATTCAGGAGCACGCCCGCACGGCGGAATTGCTCGACGTCTGA
- a CDS encoding EamA family transporter — MAAFDHPTSTRLDKLGGLALLIGGISSFQVGAALAKSLFPLFGAEGMVGLRVCLAAVILLTVMRPGPSVLKPGMWKLLLPYGASMAVMNFAFYIALVRLPLGLVVAFEFMGPLSLALIGSRRLLDLLWAGMVLGGLYLLLRPDHVEGHLDPIGVIAALTSAVGWVVYILTGTRIGRVMPAAQATTLGMTTAGILLLPWLIPAISPAITHPHQGMQAVGVAVLSSAVPYILDMMAMRRLGPRDLGILLSLEPVLGSISGLLLLGESLSIARWMGVLCIAGASAGNVLTSRKPPPDGETVPPT, encoded by the coding sequence ATGGCTGCTTTCGATCACCCCACTTCGACCCGTCTCGACAAACTTGGTGGCCTTGCCCTTCTGATTGGTGGAATTTCCTCCTTTCAGGTTGGCGCGGCGCTCGCCAAGAGCCTGTTTCCGCTCTTCGGTGCGGAAGGTATGGTGGGGTTACGCGTCTGTCTGGCCGCCGTCATTCTGCTCACCGTCATGCGACCCGGCCCGTCCGTGCTCAAACCGGGCATGTGGAAGCTGCTGCTGCCTTATGGCGCCTCGATGGCTGTCATGAATTTTGCGTTCTATATCGCTCTGGTGCGACTGCCGCTTGGTCTCGTCGTTGCCTTCGAGTTCATGGGACCGCTTTCGCTTGCGCTTATCGGCTCACGTCGCCTGCTCGATCTGCTGTGGGCGGGTATGGTTCTGGGTGGCCTCTATCTGCTGCTGCGCCCCGACCATGTGGAAGGCCATCTGGACCCGATTGGCGTGATCGCAGCGCTCACCAGCGCCGTTGGTTGGGTCGTCTATATCCTGACAGGAACACGTATCGGACGTGTCATGCCCGCGGCACAGGCCACGACACTGGGAATGACCACAGCGGGCATCCTGCTGCTGCCCTGGCTGATACCGGCCATCTCTCCTGCCATCACGCATCCGCATCAGGGGATGCAGGCCGTGGGTGTGGCGGTTCTCTCCTCCGCCGTGCCGTATATTCTCGATATGATGGCCATGCGGCGCCTCGGGCCGCGCGATCTGGGTATTCTCCTCAGCCTGGAGCCCGTACTGGGCTCCATTTCCGGCCTCCTGCTGCTGGGTGAATCACTCTCTATTGCGCGCTGGATGGGCGTGCTGTGCATTGCGGGAGCTTCGGCAGGCAATGTTCTGACCTCGCGCAAGCCCCCTCCAGATGGCGAAACCGTTCCTCCCACCTGA
- a CDS encoding YfdX family protein, with protein MHRLMSAGAALVALSAGFAVTPASAAAPGDDSAARSVALMKADQVNATRDFGRLSKDGQKAFANILLAQQALTNNQNGQAQSLINDAETRLEKAAKDSKAFIKAEDAMQPVPSHGMPKRVAASGVPLHWLPVGGEYAVTDTLAPAQQTALASANQHLKAGDTKLVNQDLHVVGTSVQYVVALAPLEMISGDVHRASVFMDGGDTKSAADALQNAVDSILFVSGDVVAVTHPSAAKRHKMAHSPS; from the coding sequence ATGCATCGACTGATGAGTGCAGGTGCTGCCCTTGTTGCACTGTCCGCCGGGTTTGCTGTTACGCCGGCTTCTGCTGCCGCCCCCGGTGATGATAGCGCTGCTCGCAGCGTTGCCCTGATGAAGGCAGATCAGGTGAATGCCACCCGTGACTTTGGCCGTCTATCCAAGGACGGGCAGAAGGCATTTGCCAACATCCTTCTGGCGCAACAGGCCCTGACAAACAACCAGAACGGACAGGCACAAAGCCTGATCAACGACGCCGAGACCCGCCTGGAAAAGGCCGCGAAGGATAGCAAGGCCTTCATCAAGGCCGAGGATGCCATGCAACCTGTCCCGAGCCATGGCATGCCCAAGCGCGTTGCCGCCAGTGGCGTGCCCCTGCACTGGCTGCCCGTTGGTGGCGAATATGCGGTGACCGATACGCTGGCTCCGGCGCAGCAGACTGCTCTTGCCAGTGCGAACCAGCATCTCAAGGCGGGTGACACGAAGCTGGTCAATCAGGATCTTCATGTCGTAGGCACGAGCGTGCAATACGTCGTGGCTCTGGCACCGCTGGAAATGATCTCGGGTGACGTGCATCGCGCTTCCGTATTCATGGATGGCGGCGATACGAAATCGGCTGCCGATGCGCTGCAGAACGCTGTCGACTCAATCCTCTTCGTTTCCGGTGATGTCGTAGCAGTCACGCATCCGTCTGCCGCCAAGCGTCACAAGATGGCTCATAGCCCCTCCTGA
- the mutL gene encoding DNA mismatch repair endonuclease MutL, whose protein sequence is MTPSERPQLQPRLRRLSSHVIDLIAAGEVVERPAAALKELVENALDAGATRIEVALVSGGCDRIEVLDNGCGMSPDDMLMAVERHCTSKLSDETLTRIVTLGFRGEALPSIGATARLSLTSRPHDADTAWQLRLEGGVLTPPSPAPGAPGTRVVVADLFFATPARRKFLKSARVEGSHAEAVMRRLALSAPHCAMRFTLDERLVFDFPAHSTIARVQAVLGESDSLIALDEERNGLHLSGFICGPAATRATAAAQFLVVNNRPVADPLMKTAIRVAYRPVIEPGRHPVLALHLQLPHDRVDVNVHPSKTELRFADEADVRGLMIGAMQRALGHGAGEGGVRIRFAAPSRQAIHYPPPDPMRVTPGFLASHAALIGNGAPMATGSVSPYDGFQEPDNPRDDRSPVASLAAFEPSSRPLVQPDAAQMARFPLGAPVAQVFDTYILAVGQDGDLILVDQHAAHERLTHEKLLAQYTSGSLKAQRLLLPEVIDLPPGQAGRLMEWKEALEALGLEIESFGGGSVLLRTMPVLLQGGDGSALLRDLSEELVADPDLTPGDSAALERRIDAVIARMACHGSIRAGRRLQQDEMAALLRQMEQTPRAGTCSHGRPTWLRLGRDELEKLFGRIR, encoded by the coding sequence ATGACGCCGTCTGAGCGCCCCCAGCTTCAGCCCAGATTACGCCGCCTTTCCAGCCATGTGATCGATCTGATCGCGGCAGGCGAGGTGGTGGAGCGCCCGGCTGCTGCATTGAAGGAACTGGTCGAGAATGCGCTCGATGCTGGCGCGACCCGTATCGAGGTGGCTTTGGTCAGCGGCGGATGCGACCGCATCGAGGTTCTCGATAACGGCTGTGGCATGTCGCCCGATGACATGCTCATGGCTGTCGAGCGACACTGCACCTCCAAATTATCCGATGAGACACTGACCCGTATCGTCACGCTGGGCTTCCGTGGTGAAGCCTTGCCCTCCATCGGTGCCACAGCCAGACTGAGCCTGACCTCACGCCCGCATGATGCCGATACCGCGTGGCAATTGCGCCTTGAGGGAGGTGTCTTGACCCCCCCATCCCCCGCGCCCGGCGCGCCCGGAACGCGCGTGGTGGTGGCCGATCTGTTCTTTGCCACACCCGCAAGACGCAAGTTCCTCAAATCTGCCCGTGTGGAGGGCAGCCATGCCGAGGCGGTCATGCGCCGACTGGCACTGTCTGCTCCGCATTGTGCCATGCGTTTCACGCTGGATGAGCGTCTGGTTTTCGACTTCCCTGCCCATTCGACCATCGCCCGCGTTCAGGCGGTTCTGGGTGAAAGCGACTCCCTGATCGCACTGGATGAGGAGCGCAATGGCCTGCATCTGAGCGGTTTCATCTGTGGGCCTGCGGCCACGCGGGCCACGGCAGCCGCCCAGTTTCTGGTCGTGAATAACCGCCCCGTTGCTGATCCGCTGATGAAGACGGCCATACGTGTCGCCTATCGTCCTGTCATCGAACCGGGACGTCATCCTGTTCTGGCGCTCCACCTGCAACTGCCTCATGACCGCGTCGATGTGAACGTGCACCCGTCCAAGACCGAACTGCGTTTTGCCGATGAGGCGGATGTGCGCGGTCTGATGATCGGCGCCATGCAACGCGCTCTGGGGCATGGCGCGGGTGAGGGCGGCGTGAGGATACGTTTTGCCGCCCCGTCGCGTCAGGCCATCCACTATCCACCGCCAGACCCAATGCGCGTAACGCCGGGTTTTCTGGCGAGCCATGCCGCGCTCATCGGGAATGGCGCTCCCATGGCAACGGGGTCTGTCAGCCCGTATGATGGCTTTCAAGAGCCGGACAATCCTCGCGATGACCGCTCACCTGTCGCGTCGCTGGCTGCATTCGAGCCCTCATCCCGCCCGCTGGTTCAGCCAGATGCCGCTCAAATGGCGCGCTTTCCGCTCGGTGCGCCGGTCGCACAGGTTTTCGATACCTATATCCTCGCTGTTGGTCAGGATGGTGATCTGATCCTTGTCGATCAGCACGCCGCCCATGAACGTCTGACCCATGAGAAACTGCTGGCTCAGTACACGAGTGGGTCGCTCAAGGCGCAGCGCCTCCTGCTTCCCGAGGTCATTGACCTGCCGCCCGGTCAGGCGGGCCGACTTATGGAGTGGAAAGAGGCGCTCGAGGCGCTGGGACTAGAGATCGAATCTTTCGGGGGGGGCAGTGTGCTGCTGCGCACTATGCCCGTACTGCTTCAGGGCGGTGACGGGAGCGCCTTGCTGCGCGATCTCTCGGAAGAACTGGTGGCAGATCCCGACCTGACACCGGGTGACAGCGCAGCCCTGGAGCGTCGTATCGATGCCGTGATTGCTCGCATGGCGTGCCACGGCAGTATCCGTGCCGGACGACGGCTACAGCAGGACGAGATGGCGGCGCTCCTGCGACAGATGGAGCAGACGCCGCGCGCAGGCACATGCTCGCATGGTCGGCCAACATGGTTGCGCCTTGGACGGGACGAGCTGGAAAAGCTTTTCGGCCGGATACGCTAG
- a CDS encoding DUF3035 domain-containing protein has translation MAQLSLPSVLRVLPVLGLTALLPACSGSDVSRAFGLERSMPDEYTVTTRAPLSMPPSEQLSLPGQGDHTAEENPRIQALETLSPNAALHPTTGSNSAGQQALVGQVDQASKAPNNAELGSAGAGLTDELMFWRGGNAGSVVDSEAENRRIQRASALGQNPSTGATPTKKSKSAFLGVF, from the coding sequence ATGGCTCAGCTCTCCCTTCCGTCCGTCCTCCGCGTCCTGCCGGTTCTCGGCCTGACAGCGCTCCTTCCGGCCTGCTCCGGCTCTGACGTCTCACGCGCGTTCGGTCTCGAACGCTCGATGCCGGATGAGTATACGGTCACGACCCGTGCGCCCCTCTCCATGCCGCCGTCAGAGCAGCTGAGCCTGCCGGGGCAGGGTGACCATACGGCGGAGGAAAACCCCCGTATCCAAGCGCTTGAAACGCTTTCGCCCAATGCGGCCCTGCACCCCACTACCGGCAGCAACAGCGCCGGTCAGCAGGCTCTGGTCGGGCAGGTGGATCAGGCATCGAAGGCCCCCAACAATGCCGAGCTCGGCTCTGCCGGTGCGGGTCTGACCGACGAGCTCATGTTCTGGCGTGGTGGCAATGCGGGCAGCGTTGTCGATAGCGAGGCAGAAAATCGTCGCATCCAGCGTGCTTCTGCCTTGGGTCAGAACCCCTCCACCGGTGCCACGCCTACCAAGAAGTCGAAGAGCGCATTCCTCGGCGTCTTCTGA
- the lspA gene encoding signal peptidase II, with the protein MKSAKVTLSFGRPATLLAGLAAFIIVLCADQGSKWWILNVFDLPAKGSVVIAPGLNFTMVWNHAVTFGMLGGVGRYGPLLFCTVALVAVLALLWQTLRTSRMVVAIASAAIAGGAVGNVIDRMRFGAVVDFIHVHAYGWSWYVFNIADSAIDCGVVAWVIDSILADRRQSASSGKPSPVSGSASDHGSVHREH; encoded by the coding sequence GTGAAATCAGCCAAAGTCACGCTCTCCTTCGGTCGGCCGGCAACCTTGCTGGCTGGTCTGGCAGCGTTCATCATCGTGCTTTGCGCCGATCAGGGCAGCAAATGGTGGATCCTGAACGTCTTTGACCTTCCCGCAAAAGGGAGCGTGGTCATTGCGCCGGGGCTAAATTTCACGATGGTGTGGAACCACGCCGTGACGTTTGGGATGCTCGGCGGTGTCGGCCGTTACGGGCCGTTGCTGTTTTGCACAGTGGCCCTCGTCGCCGTGCTGGCCCTGCTATGGCAGACATTGCGTACGTCGCGCATGGTCGTGGCTATTGCCTCGGCTGCCATTGCCGGCGGCGCGGTCGGGAATGTCATCGACCGTATGCGCTTTGGCGCTGTGGTCGATTTCATTCATGTCCATGCCTATGGCTGGAGCTGGTATGTTTTCAACATTGCCGATTCGGCCATTGATTGTGGTGTGGTTGCCTGGGTGATCGACTCCATTCTGGCAGATCGTCGCCAATCAGCGTCCAGCGGAAAGCCCTCACCTGTTTCGGGTAGCGCCTCCGATCACGGTTCGGTACATCGCGAGCATTGA
- the ileS gene encoding isoleucine--tRNA ligase has protein sequence MPDSKSQDPQDRYRDTVFLPRTSFPMRGNLPTREPEILARWESMGLDESIIEADKGKPVFTLHDGPPYANGHLHIGHALNKINKDVINRAQRMNGARVRYVPGWDCHGLPIEWRVEEEYRKAGKNKDDVPVLQFRAECREYARRWLDIQAEEFKRLGVQGEWKNRYATMDFSSESAIVGEIGKFLLNGGLYRGLRPVMWSPVEKTALAEAEIEYHDITSTTIHVAFPIEADPTPGQALQGTSAVIWTTTPWTIPANRAIAYGPEIAYVVLRADIMEENSLVAPGSRFLVAEERVSDFCKQAGIQDHHILYTLPGEALEGTICAHPLRGCGYEFDVPMLPGEFVTTDAGTGLVHMAPAHGQDDFLLTRQYGIEVPELVQDDGTYAPWVPHFAGIHVFKAADPVCNALTEAAQRWAANGNAAAGLVARSSIVHSYPHSWRSRKPIIFRATPQWFIRMDGDQALRRKALDALADVTFVPEAARNRLTSMIEQRPDWCISRQRAWGVPIAVFVEKSTGEVLRDPAVMQRIVDAMAEHGADIWYSADPATFLGEGRDPAQYEQVFDIVDVWFESGSTHSFVLGQDGLNFPADLYLEGSDQHRGWFQSSLLESVGTRGVAPMKAIVTNGFVLDEQGRKMSKSLGNVIAPKEVTDKLGADILRLWVVNSDSNEDLRIGNEILKQQGELYRRLRNTLRWLLGALDGFTPEEAVPFEQLPELERYILHRLSDLGGLLKQAVQTHQWVGVYPMLHGFCTTDLSAFYFDVRKDALYCDAPSSLRRRAARTVLDILHRALATWLAPVLVFTAEEAWTSRFGEESSVHLQTFLEPDPAWHDTALGERWNRIRALRRVITTELEGARRGGVIGSSLEARLSLPLTEQEQAVFGDVDWAELAIVSQADIQLLTNVPSLYIDDSATTEHEGVVSAHPGPGVGEAEGSKCLRCWRVLPEVGSQTAHPGLCLRCSDVVTA, from the coding sequence ATGCCTGATTCCAAAAGCCAAGATCCTCAGGACCGTTATCGCGACACGGTCTTTCTGCCCCGTACCAGCTTCCCGATGCGTGGCAATCTGCCGACGCGTGAGCCGGAAATTCTGGCGCGCTGGGAGTCGATGGGGCTGGATGAGAGCATTATCGAGGCAGACAAGGGCAAGCCGGTTTTCACCCTGCATGATGGCCCGCCCTATGCAAACGGTCACCTGCATATCGGTCACGCCCTGAACAAGATCAACAAGGACGTGATCAACCGTGCCCAGCGCATGAATGGCGCTCGTGTGCGCTATGTGCCTGGCTGGGATTGTCACGGCCTGCCGATCGAATGGCGTGTCGAGGAAGAATACCGCAAGGCAGGCAAGAACAAGGACGATGTGCCTGTTCTGCAGTTCCGCGCCGAATGTCGCGAATACGCGCGTCGCTGGCTCGACATCCAGGCCGAAGAATTCAAGCGTCTGGGCGTGCAGGGCGAGTGGAAGAACCGCTACGCCACCATGGATTTTTCATCCGAATCTGCCATCGTGGGCGAGATCGGCAAGTTCCTGCTGAATGGCGGACTGTATCGCGGCCTGCGCCCGGTCATGTGGAGCCCGGTCGAGAAGACAGCGCTCGCTGAAGCCGAGATCGAATATCACGACATCACCTCCACCACGATCCATGTGGCCTTCCCCATTGAGGCAGATCCGACGCCCGGTCAGGCTCTTCAGGGGACTTCTGCGGTTATCTGGACCACTACGCCCTGGACGATTCCGGCCAATCGCGCCATCGCCTATGGGCCTGAAATTGCCTATGTCGTGCTGCGTGCCGACATTATGGAAGAGAACAGCCTCGTTGCTCCCGGCTCACGTTTTCTGGTCGCCGAAGAGCGCGTAAGCGATTTCTGCAAGCAGGCCGGTATCCAGGACCATCACATTCTCTACACCCTGCCCGGCGAGGCGCTCGAGGGCACGATCTGTGCCCACCCGCTGCGTGGCTGTGGCTATGAATTCGACGTGCCAATGCTGCCCGGCGAGTTCGTGACGACCGATGCCGGTACGGGCCTTGTGCACATGGCCCCGGCTCATGGTCAGGACGACTTCCTGCTGACACGGCAATACGGCATTGAAGTGCCCGAACTCGTGCAGGATGACGGCACCTACGCGCCGTGGGTTCCCCATTTTGCCGGTATCCACGTGTTCAAGGCGGCTGACCCGGTCTGCAATGCCCTGACCGAGGCGGCGCAGCGCTGGGCTGCCAATGGCAATGCCGCTGCGGGCCTCGTGGCCCGGTCGAGCATCGTGCACTCCTATCCGCATTCATGGCGCTCGCGTAAGCCGATCATTTTCCGCGCCACCCCGCAGTGGTTCATCCGCATGGATGGTGATCAGGCCCTGCGTCGCAAGGCGCTGGATGCGCTGGCAGATGTCACCTTCGTCCCGGAGGCCGCTCGCAACCGCCTCACCTCCATGATCGAACAGCGCCCTGACTGGTGCATCAGTCGACAGCGCGCCTGGGGCGTGCCGATTGCCGTTTTCGTGGAAAAGAGCACGGGCGAGGTGCTGCGTGATCCGGCGGTCATGCAGCGTATCGTGGATGCCATGGCCGAGCATGGTGCCGATATCTGGTACAGCGCTGACCCTGCCACCTTCCTGGGTGAGGGACGTGACCCTGCGCAGTACGAACAGGTGTTCGATATTGTCGATGTCTGGTTTGAAAGCGGCTCGACCCACAGCTTCGTGCTGGGTCAGGATGGCCTGAACTTCCCGGCCGATCTCTACCTTGAGGGCTCCGATCAGCATCGCGGCTGGTTCCAGTCCTCGCTGCTCGAGAGCGTCGGCACACGTGGCGTGGCCCCCATGAAGGCCATCGTCACCAATGGCTTCGTGCTTGATGAGCAGGGCCGCAAGATGTCGAAGTCGCTGGGTAATGTGATTGCCCCCAAGGAAGTGACCGACAAGCTGGGCGCGGATATCCTTCGCCTTTGGGTTGTCAATTCCGACAGCAACGAAGACCTGCGTATCGGCAACGAGATCCTCAAGCAGCAGGGTGAGCTTTATCGTCGCCTGCGCAACACGCTGCGCTGGCTGCTGGGCGCGCTCGACGGGTTTACCCCTGAGGAGGCGGTACCTTTCGAGCAGCTTCCCGAGCTGGAGCGCTATATCCTGCATCGCCTGAGCGATCTGGGCGGTCTTCTCAAGCAGGCGGTCCAGACCCATCAATGGGTGGGCGTATATCCGATGCTGCACGGGTTCTGCACGACCGATCTTTCGGCCTTCTATTTCGACGTGCGCAAGGATGCGCTCTATTGCGATGCGCCGTCCTCACTGCGTCGTCGTGCTGCCCGCACCGTGCTCGATATCCTGCATCGTGCCCTCGCGACCTGGCTTGCGCCGGTTCTGGTCTTCACGGCTGAAGAAGCATGGACATCGCGCTTTGGCGAAGAGAGCTCGGTGCATCTGCAGACATTCCTCGAGCCCGATCCTGCATGGCATGACACGGCGCTGGGCGAGCGCTGGAACCGTATCCGTGCTCTGCGCCGCGTCATCACGACCGAGCTTGAGGGAGCGCGTCGGGGTGGCGTGATCGGCTCGTCTCTCGAAGCCCGTCTCAGCCTGCCCCTGACCGAACAGGAACAGGCCGTGTTTGGGGACGTCGACTGGGCTGAACTCGCCATTGTCTCGCAGGCCGATATCCAGCTCCTGACCAATGTGCCGTCGCTTTATATCGATGACAGCGCCACCACCGAGCACGAGGGCGTTGTCAGCGCTCATCCGGGACCGGGTGTGGGCGAGGCAGAGGGCAGCAAGTGCCTGCGCTGCTGGCGTGTCCTGCCCGAAGTCGGGAGCCAGACGGCTCATCCGGGTCTTTGCCTGCGCTGTAGCGATGTGGTGACAGCGTGA
- a CDS encoding fosfomycin resistance glutathione transferase has product MIRGINHVTLCVRDLDRSIPFYRDLLGCALRERWEKGAYLEAGSLWLCLELLPDSQAISRRDDSHLAFTVEPAGFAPMCERLLGKVTLWKQNRSEGDSLYFLDPDGHKLEIHVGSLSTRLRSLQAASGGDH; this is encoded by the coding sequence CTGATCAGGGGCATCAATCACGTCACGCTCTGTGTTCGCGATCTTGATCGGTCAATTCCGTTTTATCGCGATCTTCTTGGCTGCGCCCTTCGTGAGAGATGGGAGAAGGGAGCGTATCTCGAGGCTGGCTCCCTTTGGCTTTGTCTTGAGTTGCTGCCTGACTCGCAAGCCATTTCCCGGCGTGATGACTCCCATCTGGCTTTCACTGTCGAGCCCGCAGGATTTGCCCCGATGTGTGAAAGGCTCCTCGGCAAAGTAACGCTCTGGAAGCAGAACAGAAGCGAAGGCGATTCGCTCTATTTTCTCGATCCTGATGGTCACAAGCTCGAAATCCATGTGGGATCGCTTTCGACCCGTTTGCGATCGCTCCAGGCCGCATCAGGCGGGGATCATTGA